The DNA region TCGCGGCGCGACCCTCGCCGTCTGGGAGGACGAGGTGTCGGGCACGCTCGGCACGACGGGCCTGGATGTGGCGGTGACCGCCGACGCGCGGGGCGAACTGGCCCTGGGCGCCACGGGGCAGCGGCACTACGGCCCGCGCGGCGAGCGACGCGAGGACGCCGTGACGGTCTTCCTGCACTCCTTCGCTCCCCCGCCGCGCATGCTGGTCTTCGGGGCGATCGACTACGCGGCTGCCGTGGCCCGCATCGGCGCCTTCCTCGGCTACCGGGTCACCGTGTGCGACGCCCGGCCCGTCTTCGCCACCCCGAAACGCTTCCCGGCGGGTGTGGAGGTCGTCGTCGAGTGGCCGCACCGCTATCTGCACGCCACCCCGACCGACGAACGCACCGTGATCTGCGTCCTCACCCACGACCCCAAGTTCGACGTGCCGCTCCTGGAGGAGGCGCTGCGCCGGCCGGCCGCGTACATCGGGGCCATGGGCAGTCGGCGTACGCACGACGACCGGATGAAGCGGCTGCGGGACGGCGGGCTCGGCGAGGCCGAGCTTGCCCGGCTGCGCTCGCCGGTCGGCCTCGACCTCGGAGCGCGCACGCCCGAGGAGGTGGCCGTGTCCGTC from Streptomyces sp. NBC_00258 includes:
- a CDS encoding XdhC family protein; this translates as MREILPALGRWYAEGTPFGLATVVAVSRSAPRDPGASMAVGPGDEVVGSVSGGCVEGAVFELAQDVVESGEARLETFGYSDEDAFAVGLTCGGEITLLVRPVTAALDPSFGAVAESVAAGRPVTVATVIDGPARRGATLAVWEDEVSGTLGTTGLDVAVTADARGELALGATGQRHYGPRGERREDAVTVFLHSFAPPPRMLVFGAIDYAAAVARIGAFLGYRVTVCDARPVFATPKRFPAGVEVVVEWPHRYLHATPTDERTVICVLTHDPKFDVPLLEEALRRPAAYIGAMGSRRTHDDRMKRLRDGGLGEAELARLRSPVGLDLGARTPEEVAVSVAAEIVALRWGGSGAPLTATAGEIHPREQ